In the Topomyia yanbarensis strain Yona2022 chromosome 3, ASM3024719v1, whole genome shotgun sequence genome, one interval contains:
- the LOC131690708 gene encoding kynurenine 3-monooxygenase, producing MTAKYKQTSTNGLQARKLNVAVVGGGLVGSLLALHLGKKGHEVELYEFREDIRTAELVIGRSINLALSARGRKALAEVGLEDALLKHGIPMKGRMLHDLKGNRKFVPYDANTNQCIYSVGRKHLNEVLLDAAEKYPNIHLNFNKKLVKANLDEGSLNFIDPLTEETSQANADLIVGCDGAYSAVRKEIIKRPGYDFSQTYIEHGYLELCIPPTKEGEFAMPHNYLHIWPRGKFMMIALPNQDRTWTVTLFMPFENFSSIKCDQELMSFFQQYFPDAIDLIGRERLIKDFFKIRPQTLVMIKCKPFNVGGKALIIGDAAHAMVPFYGQGMNAGFEDCTVLTDLFNRYGGDVERVLAEFSESRWEDAHSICDLAMYNYVEMRDLVTKRSYLYRKKLDELLFWLMPNTWVPLYNSISFSHMRYSRCIANRKWQDMILTRVLYFSSVTTAAAIAVICYKYGSKDQLEQFTTSLLKLVNLK from the exons ATGACTGCCAAGTATAAACAAACAAGTACCAACGGATTACAGGCAAGAAAGCTCAACGTTGCTGTTGTCGGGGGTGGACTG GTAGGCTCTCTGCTGGCACTACACCTAGGCAAGAAGGGTCATGAAGTGGAACTGTACGAGTTCAGAGAAG ACATCCGCACAGCCGAGCTGGTCATCGGTCGGAGCATTAACCTTGCACTGTCCGCTCGTGGACGCAAAGCTTTGGCCGAAGTGGGCCTCGAGGACGCACTGCTCAAGCATGGCATCCCAATGAAAGGCCGCATGTTACACGATCTGAAAGGAAACCGTAAGTTCGTTCCGTACGACGCCAATACTAACCAGTGCATATACTCGGTCGGACGAAAACATCTGAACGAGGTGCTTCTCGATG CTGCGGAAAAGTACCCTAATATTCAccttaatttcaacaaaaaactTGTGAAAGCTAATCTGGATGAAGGAAGTCTTAATTTCATTGA CCCCCTTACGGAAGAAACTAGCCAAGCCAATGCCGATCTGATAGTAGGCTGTGACGGAGCGTACAGTGCGGTGCGTAAAGAAATCATCAAAAGGCCTGGGTATGACTTCAGTCAAACTTACATCGAACATGGCTATCTCGAACTTTGCATACCCCCGACCAAGGAGGGTGAATTCGCTATGCCTCACAATTACCTACACATTTGGCCACGAGGCAAATTCATGATGATTGCCTTACCGAATCAGGACCGGACGTGGACCGTCACGCTGTTCATGCCGTTCGAAAATTTCAGCAGTATTAAATGCGACCAGGAACTTATGAGCTTCTTCCAGCAGTACTTCCCGGATGCGATCGATCTCATTGGCCGGGAACGTTTGATCAAGGATTTCTTCAAAATCAGACCGCAGACTTTGGTGATGATTAAGTGTAAACCGTTCAACGTTGGTGGTAAGGCACTGATCATCGGTGATGCCGCCCATGCGATGGTTCCTTTCTACGGCCAGGGAATGAATGCTGGCTTTGAGGATTGTACGGTGTTGACGGATTTGTTCAATCGGTATGGCGGGGACGTTGAGCGAGTGTTGGCGGAGTTTAGTGAGTCGCGTTGGGAGGACGCACACTCGATCTGTGATTTAGCGATGTACAATTATGTTGAG ATGCGTGACCTTGTAACTAAACGTTCGTATTTGTACCGTAAAAAGTTGGATGAGCTGCTATTTTGGCTTATGCCAAATACGTGGGTTCCACTGTACAATTCTATTTCTTTTTCACACATGCGCTACAGCCGGTGCATAGCAAATCGGAAGTGGCAGGATATG attttaaCGCGCGTTTTGTACTTCTCATCAGTTACAACAGCTGCAGCCATCGCCGTGATATGCTATAAATATGGCAGTAAGGATCAGTTGGAACAGTTCACCACCTCATTGCTTAAGCTAGTTAATCTAAAATAA